In Silene latifolia isolate original U9 population chromosome X, ASM4854445v1, whole genome shotgun sequence, the following proteins share a genomic window:
- the LOC141623225 gene encoding autophagy-related protein 101-like isoform X2, with translation MNCEVCQLKELQVDDFEIKEVLRCILHTIMFHRALGLVRPKDIDLELFDITYVQCGDVELEKKIDEKIEHFISWVEKHPNKKSQICLSFYEIKNNKAIWFSNKVERLIWEQWYINLNVAHQRATSNKSYHSKVVDSREGSSEDRNSQRIAKEISLREVLFQIIKFVNEKKDHIPPIPSREGISFPYEITIPRHYVRDGYDQKDASNWPSNHA, from the exons ATGAACTGCGAAGTTTGCCAGCTTAAAGAACTG CAAGTTGATGACTTCGAGATCAAAGAAGTTCTTCGAT GTATTTTACATACAATTATGTTCCACAGGGCTTTAGGACTTGTCCGGCCGAAAGATATTGATTTGGAGCTCTTTGACATTACATAT GTGCAGTGTGGAGATGTGGAACTTGAAAAGAAGATAGACGAGAAGATTGAACACTTCATTTCTTGGGTAGAGAAGCACCCAAATAAGAAAAGTCAG ATATGTCTTTCATTCTATGAAATAAAGAATAACAAGGCAATATGGTTCTCAAACAAAGTCGAACGTTTGATTTGGGAACAATGGTATATTAATTTGAATGTGGCCCACCAGAGAGCAACCTCCAACAAGTCTTATCACTCCAAGGTCGTGGACTCAAGAG AGGGTTCGTCGGAGGACAGAAATTCTCAGAGGATTGCAAAAGAGATTTCACTGCGAGAGGTTCTTTTTCAAATTATAAAGTTTGTAAATGAGAAAAAGGATCACATTCCTCCCATTCCAAGTCGTGAAGGAATCTCATTTCCCTATGAGATCACTATACCAAG ACACTACGTTCGGGATGGATATGATCAAAAGGATGCTTCAAACTGGCCATCCAACCATGCTTAG
- the LOC141623225 gene encoding autophagy-related protein 101-like isoform X1, with the protein MNCEVCQLKELQVDDFEIKEVLRCILHTIMFHRALGLVRPKDIDLELFDITYVQCGDVELEKKIDEKIEHFISWVEKHPNKKSQICLSFYEIKNNKAIWFSNKVERLIWEQWYINLNVAHQRATSNKSYHSKVVDSREGSSEDRNSQRIAKEISLREVLFQIIKFVNEKKDHIPPIPSREGISFPYEITIPSSSDTTFGMDMIKRMLQTGHPTMLS; encoded by the exons ATGAACTGCGAAGTTTGCCAGCTTAAAGAACTG CAAGTTGATGACTTCGAGATCAAAGAAGTTCTTCGAT GTATTTTACATACAATTATGTTCCACAGGGCTTTAGGACTTGTCCGGCCGAAAGATATTGATTTGGAGCTCTTTGACATTACATAT GTGCAGTGTGGAGATGTGGAACTTGAAAAGAAGATAGACGAGAAGATTGAACACTTCATTTCTTGGGTAGAGAAGCACCCAAATAAGAAAAGTCAG ATATGTCTTTCATTCTATGAAATAAAGAATAACAAGGCAATATGGTTCTCAAACAAAGTCGAACGTTTGATTTGGGAACAATGGTATATTAATTTGAATGTGGCCCACCAGAGAGCAACCTCCAACAAGTCTTATCACTCCAAGGTCGTGGACTCAAGAG AGGGTTCGTCGGAGGACAGAAATTCTCAGAGGATTGCAAAAGAGATTTCACTGCGAGAGGTTCTTTTTCAAATTATAAAGTTTGTAAATGAGAAAAAGGATCACATTCCTCCCATTCCAAGTCGTGAAGGAATCTCATTTCCCTATGAGATCACTATACCAAG CTCATCAGACACTACGTTCGGGATGGATATGATCAAAAGGATGCTTCAAACTGGCCATCCAACCATGCTTAGTTGA
- the LOC141623228 gene encoding salicylic acid-binding protein 2-like, producing the protein MSGGMSEKHFVLVHGACHGAWCWYKLKPLLQNAGHRVTALDMAACGINPTRIEEVQTLRDYSEPLIEFLAAQPEDQKVILVGHSLGGLSLSIAMEMFPEKIEIAVFLAAFMPDDQHTPFFIFDKFAEVNSEGDFWLDTEFENSGDPRETRTTMLFGSKFLSKMYHLSPREDLELIMMLKRPSSMFSHDLWKPETKLSEDKYGSVKRVYVVCTEDQAIIQVYQRWLANNSGVMEVEELEGADHMPMFCMPQELCDCLIKIASN; encoded by the exons ATGTCAGGGGGAATGAGTGAGAAGCACTTTGTGTTAGTACATGGGGCATGTCATGGCGCATGGTGTTGGTACAAGCTTAAGCCCCTCCTACAAAATGCAGGGCACCGTGTGACTGCCCTCGACATGGCAGCCTGTGGCATCAACCCTACGAGGATTGAGGAGGTCCAGACCCTCCGCGACTATTCTGAACCGTTGATCGAGTTCCTTGCAGCACAACCTGAAGATCAGAAGGTTATACTTGTTGGGCATAGTCTCGGTGGCCTCAGTTTGTCAATTGCAATGGAAATGTTTCCTGAAAAGATTGAAATTGCTGTTTTTTTGGCTGCTTTCATGCCTGATGATCAACACACCCCTTTTTTTATTTTCGACAAG TTTGCTGAAGTGAATTCGGAAGGAGATTTCTGGCTTGATACAGAGTTCGAAAACTCAGGTGATCCAAGGGAGACACGGACCACAATGTTATTTGGCTCAAAGTTCTTGTCCAAGATGTATCACTTGTCGCCCCGTGAG GATTTGGAGCTGATTATGATGTTGAAAAGGCCATCATCCATGTTCTCCCATGATTTATGGAAGCCGGAGACGAAATTGTCCGAGGATAAATATGGATCAGTGAAGAGAGTTTACGTGGTATGTACAGAAGACCAAGCCATCATCCAAGTATATCAGCGATGGTTGGCTAATAACAGTGGTGTAATGGAGGTTGAAGAGCTTGAAGGAGCAGATCATATGCCTATGTTTTGCATGCCACAGGAGCTGTGTGACTGCCTTATCAAGATTGCAAGTAACTGA
- the LOC141617194 gene encoding uncharacterized protein LOC141617194, which yields MKNLTNLERSKIIETILENSHNGKPNYGIMLSLASRYSVCRKTITDLWNVAQEQRRRCIPVNVNSKKKGSKKIGRVVLDIAKLESIELLNRTTQHSLAENMGVSQSTISRWVTSKQIKSHSNAIKPGLNEKNKLARLLFSLAHLDYHEITKRVVFKDQSNIIHMDEKWFSKTKVSTRFYLSKGETEPHRCVQSKSFIEKVMFMCSVARPKYGSNGDVIFDGKIGIWPFVSQVPAKRNSKNREAGTLETKCIESINKQVTRDMVINCVLPAIKAKWPPNLSKLIIIQQDNARPHFTNDDPEFRKRRIKRWWKIELAYQTPNSPDLNVLDLGGIDYPVPHMHKSKLARIWFLADYLNANIDLVKECIQYVHNVGDASTISELVNSLSILMRESLQRILQVRWLRNDPTGDIELLWRMKDINKKHEQLSEISIREHYSQNCCPYTASSLQMVVA from the exons ATGAAGAATCTCACCAACTTAGAAAGATCCAAAATCATTGAAACAATTTTAGAAAACAGCCATAATGGAAAACCAAACTATGGGATAATGTTGTCACTGGCATCAAGGTATTCAGTTTGCAGGAAGACAATAACTGACCTGTGGAATGTAGCACAGGAACAAAGGAGACGATGCATACCAGTGAATGTCAACAGCAAAAAGAAAGGAAGCAAGAAAATTGGGAGGGTCGTGTTAGATATTGCAAAGCTGGAGTCTATTGAGCTACTCAACAGGACCACCCAACACTCACTTGCCGAAAACATGGGGGTAAGTCAGTCAACAATATCAAGATGGGTGACATCAAAGCAGATCAAATCACATTCAAATGCAATCAAACCAGGTTTGAATGAAAAAAACAAACTTGCTAGATTACTTTTCAGTCTAGCACATTTAGACTATCATGAAATAACTAAACGAGTGGTTTTCAAAGATCAAAGCAATATCATTCACATGGATGAGAAATGGTTTTCAAAAACAAAAGTTTCTACAAGGTTTTATTTGAGTAAGGGTGAAACTGAACCTCATAGATGTGTGCAGTCTAAGAGTTTTATTGAGAAAGTAATGTTCATGTGTTCTGTGGCAAGACCCAAGTATGGGTCAAATGGTGATGTTATTTTCGATGGAAAGATAGGCATTTGGCCGTTTGTTAGCCAAGTACCAGCAAAAAGAAACTCAAAAAATAGAGAAGCAGGAACATTAGAAACCAAATGCATAGAGTCTATAAACAAGCAAGTAACTAGGGATATGGTTATAAACTGTGTGTTGCCAGCAATAAAGGCTAAATGGCCTCCTAATTTGAGTAAACTTATAATCATCCAACAAGACAATGCTAGACCACATTTTACAAATGATGATCCTGAATTCAGAAAGCGAAGAATAAAGAGATGGTGGAAAATTGAATTGGCTTATCAAACACCCAATTCACCAGACTTGAATGTCTTGGATTTGG gtggcATTGATTATCCTGTGCCACATATGCACAAGTCTAAACTAGCAAGAATTTGGTTTCTTGCTGATTACCTTAATGCAAATATTGATTTAGTCAAAGAATGCATACAATATGTTCATAATGTTGGTGATGCAAGTACTATAAGTGAATTGGTGAATTCACTTAGCATATTAATGAGAGAATCTTTGCAGAGAATATTGCAAGTACGGTGGCTCCGTAATGACCCAACAGGGGACATTGAACT TCTTTGGCGTATGAAGGATATTAACAAAAAACATGAGCAACTCAGTGAAATCAGCATTAGGGAACATTACTCTCAAAATTGTTGTCCATACACAGCCTCTTCACTACAAATGGTGGTGGCATAG
- the LOC141623227 gene encoding salicylic acid-binding protein 2-like, whose amino-acid sequence MALKHFVLVHGACHGAWCWYKLKPLLQNAGHRVTALDMAASGINPKRIDELLTLRDYSEPLIQFLESLPHDQKVILVGHSLGGLNLSTVMEMFHEKIEIAVFLSAFMPDHQHTPSFIFDKFIEANPEEDFWLDTEFKSSGDPMETLTTMFFGPKFISKLYHLSSPEDFELAMTLRRPSSLFAHDAWKPKTKLSEKKYGSVKRVFVICEEDRGIKETFQVWMANNSSVEVEELKGADHMPMLSMPQNLCDCLVKIANK is encoded by the exons ATGGCACTCAAGCACTTTGTATTAGTACATGGGGCATGTCATGGTGCATGGTGTTGGTACAAGCTTAAGCCCCTCCTACAAAATGCAGGGCACCGTGTGACTGCCCTCGACATGGCAGCCTCTGGCATCAATCCTAAGAGGATTGATGAGCTCTTGACCCTCCGCGACTATTCTGAGCCGTTGATTCAGTTCCTTGAATCACTTCCGCATGACCAGAAGGTTATACTTGTTGGGCATAGCCTTGGTGGTCTAAACTTGTCAACTGTTATGGAAATGTTTCATGAGAAGATTGAAATTGCTGTTTTCTTGAGTGCTTTCATGCCTGATCATCAACATACCCCTTCTTTTATTTTCGACAAG TTTATTGAGGCGAATCCGGAAGAAGATTTCTGGCTGGATACAGAGTTCAAGAGCTCAGGTGACCCAATGGAGACGCTCACTACAATGTTCTTTGGCCCTAAGTTCATCTCCAAGCTATATCACCTGTCTTCCCCTGAG GATTTCGAACTCGCGATGACGTTAAGGAGGCCATCATCATTGTTCGCTCATGATGCATGGAAGCCGAAGACGAAGTTGTCCGAGAAGAAATATGGATCGGTGAAGCGGGTTTTTGTGATATGTGAAGAAGATCGAGGAATAAAGGAAACGTTTCAGGTATGGATGGCTAATAATAGTAGTGTGGAGGTTGAAGAGCTTAAAGGAGCAGATCATATGCCTATGTTGAGTATGCCACAAAACTTGTGTGACTGCCTTGTGAAAATAGCAAATAAATGA